AAGTTCGTAGGCTAACTCAAGAGCAGTTGTGCCGGAATTGAGACTACAAACATGCTCCGTATTAAACTTTTCGCCAAACTTCTTCTCAAACTCTTTGACACGCGGTCCTTCGGCAAGTTGGCCGCTCCGAAGCGTTTTTACGGCATTCCAGACGGCATACCAGCTTACATAGGGCTTAAAAAGCTTTATTTTCCTCATAGAATAAAGCAATTTTATCACACAAAGTCAGGGCGCTCTACCCTCATCATTTAGAGAAGATACCTTTGACAAGAGCAGTTTTTGTGATATAATGCGTTTCAGAACTTTGAAAATAACTTCTAACACGTAAAGGAGAGGGGTGTGCGAGTGAAAAATTCCTTTGAGGATTTAAGAAAAAAATTCAGGGAGTTTTATGTCGTTGTAAGAGATGGCCATGAACAGTCGAAGCGTGCCCACCGCGGACACGGCTTGGACCACGACGTCACAGTCGCCCAGATTGCGGTCATGATCGCACCGGACGAAAGAACGGCGGAAAAAGCCTGGTGTGCGGCAATGCTTCACTCGACCGACAGATTGGTTGAAAAAGGAAACAAGGAGAAGGAAGAGGCCCATATGAGAGCCAATCTCAAGTCTCTTCCGGAAAGATACTTCACTTCCGAAGAGAAAGAGGAAATCTTCCTTTCTGCTTATCGCCATGAGGAGTTAAACCAAGATGATCAATCTGTCACACAGCACGTGCTGATGGATGCCGACCGTCTGGCAAATCTGATGCCGGCAGTCATAATCCGAGCAGGCCAGTTATTGTCAGATATCCCCGCCCTTGAGCTTGAATACTTGGAAGGCAAAAGAAATCCGAAAACAACGTACCACGAACCAAAAAGTGTTCTGGACGATCTCCGCAACAATGTTGCGGAATATACTCCTAAGCTTCGCATGCCTAAGGCAAAAGAGCTTGCGA
This bacterium DNA region includes the following protein-coding sequences:
- a CDS encoding HD domain-containing protein — translated: MRVKNSFEDLRKKFREFYVVVRDGHEQSKRAHRGHGLDHDVTVAQIAVMIAPDERTAEKAWCAAMLHSTDRLVEKGNKEKEEAHMRANLKSLPERYFTSEEKEEIFLSAYRHEELNQDDQSVTQHVLMDADRLANLMPAVIIRAGQLLSDIPALELEYLEGKRNPKTTYHEPKSVLDDLRNNVAEYTPKLRMPKAKELAMKYVKRLDYFIKSLERSYEELDLVGISL